In Sebaldella termitidis ATCC 33386, one DNA window encodes the following:
- the pyrF gene encoding orotidine-5'-phosphate decarboxylase, which produces MKARKKVITALDYKNMDDVKNLVELLGDEIEYYKAGLEIFLNTGGEIVDYLHSLNKKIFLDLKFHDINNTTKMACEFAARKGVFIFNIHASCGTETMYEISKMLKDMNSKSLCIAVTVLTSMTEEKMQEIFMTDASLDNMVMNMAELTGKSGLHGVVCSAWEAAKVKERCGENFVTVCPGVRPAWSASDDQKRIMTPAEAVKNGADYLVIGRPITKADDPKKAAMRILEEIEAVL; this is translated from the coding sequence ATGAAGGCGAGAAAAAAAGTAATAACAGCACTGGATTATAAAAATATGGATGATGTAAAAAATCTTGTGGAGCTTCTGGGAGATGAAATAGAGTATTATAAAGCCGGACTTGAGATATTTCTGAATACAGGCGGGGAAATAGTAGATTATCTGCATTCCCTGAATAAAAAAATTTTTTTGGATTTGAAATTTCATGATATAAATAATACTACTAAAATGGCATGTGAATTTGCAGCAAGAAAAGGAGTATTTATCTTTAATATACACGCATCATGCGGTACAGAAACAATGTATGAAATTTCAAAGATGTTAAAGGATATGAATTCTAAAAGTCTGTGTATAGCCGTGACAGTATTGACAAGTATGACAGAGGAAAAAATGCAGGAAATTTTTATGACAGATGCGAGTCTTGACAATATGGTAATGAATATGGCTGAGCTTACTGGTAAAAGCGGTCTTCACGGTGTAGTTTGTTCTGCATGGGAAGCAGCAAAAGTAAAAGAAAGATGCGGTGAAAATTTTGTTACAGTATGTCCCGGTGTAAGACCGGCATGGTCTGCTTCTGATGATCAGAAAAGAATAATGACACCTGCCGAGGCTGTAAAAAACGGTGCAGATTATCTTGTAATAGGAAGACCGATCACTAAGGCGGATGATCCTAAAAAGGCTGCAATGAGAATACTGGAAGAGATAGAAGCTGTATTATAG
- a CDS encoding dihydroorotate dehydrogenase, with protein sequence MNFLKMNFAGLDLENPIMTASGCFGFGLEYKDYFDPNELGAVLIKGLTPEPREGNYGIRIAETPAGMLNSVGLENPGIDYFERETAPLLERELKVPVIANINGKILEEYIEIAERAEAIDVIKAIELNISCPNVKDGGMAFGANPDMAAKVTREVRRVTKKPLIVKLSPNVTDIAGIAKLVEAEGADALSLINTLLGMSIDINKKKPLLGNIFGGLSGPAVKPVALRMVYQVSNAVSIPLLGMGGISTAEDALEFFMAGASAISVGTGFFQNPLAAVEIKQGLINYCTENNLSNINEIVAYAHTDDGKAYRKRIFSK encoded by the coding sequence TTGAATTTTTTAAAAATGAATTTTGCCGGTCTGGATCTGGAAAATCCGATAATGACTGCAAGCGGATGTTTCGGATTCGGACTGGAATATAAGGATTATTTTGATCCAAATGAACTTGGTGCAGTTTTGATAAAAGGACTCACTCCAGAGCCGAGAGAAGGAAATTATGGAATAAGAATAGCAGAAACTCCTGCCGGAATGCTGAATTCAGTAGGCTTGGAAAATCCCGGGATAGATTATTTTGAAAGAGAAACAGCGCCGTTGCTGGAAAGAGAACTAAAAGTTCCTGTAATTGCGAATATAAACGGAAAAATTCTGGAAGAGTATATAGAAATAGCTGAAAGAGCAGAAGCTATAGATGTAATAAAAGCGATAGAGCTGAATATATCATGTCCTAATGTAAAAGACGGGGGTATGGCATTCGGGGCTAATCCTGATATGGCAGCAAAAGTAACAAGGGAAGTAAGAAGGGTCACTAAAAAACCTTTGATAGTAAAGCTTTCACCTAATGTTACTGATATAGCGGGAATAGCAAAATTAGTGGAAGCCGAGGGTGCAGATGCGCTTTCTTTGATCAATACACTGCTGGGCATGTCCATAGATATAAATAAAAAGAAGCCTCTGCTCGGCAATATATTCGGCGGTTTATCAGGACCGGCAGTGAAGCCTGTAGCTTTGCGAATGGTATATCAGGTATCTAATGCGGTATCAATTCCTTTGCTTGGTATGGGAGGAATAAGCACTGCGGAAGATGCTCTGGAATTTTTTATGGCAGGCGCCTCGGCAATATCTGTAGGAACAGGATTTTTTCAGAATCCTCTTGCAGCTGTTGAGATAAAACAGGGACTTATCAACTATTGTACTGAAAATAATCTGTCTAATATAAATGAAATAGTGGCATATGCTCATACAGATGACGGAAAGGCTTATAGAAAAAGAATTTTTTCAAAATAA
- a CDS encoding dihydroorotate dehydrogenase electron transfer subunit, translating into MKNFLNDVKILENREIGKDNYLLRVKMNDECIVPEAGQFYLLKCRDGAKILKRAISLHYIDEDERILEFVYKITGKGTKEISEYKKDEYINIQGPLGKGFGTGIKDKTAVVIGGGIGLAPLKQLIKNIKESNRIVFIAGGRDMEALKILENFDSENIDLKICSDDGSIGKKAFVTELLESYLKNGAADIIYTCGPHIMMEKIAEIAEKNNVQCEVSMEERMACGVKACVGCSIKTTEGMKKVCHDGPVFNSKIIIKSLSRMTEEECSAKCI; encoded by the coding sequence ATGTAAAAATTCTGGAAAACAGAGAGATTGGAAAAGATAATTATCTTTTAAGGGTAAAAATGAACGACGAATGTATAGTACCGGAAGCCGGTCAGTTTTATCTGCTGAAATGCCGTGACGGGGCTAAGATTCTGAAAAGGGCAATAAGTCTTCATTATATAGACGAAGATGAGAGAATTCTTGAGTTCGTATATAAAATAACAGGAAAAGGTACTAAAGAGATATCAGAATATAAAAAAGACGAATATATAAATATACAAGGGCCTTTGGGAAAAGGGTTCGGTACCGGGATAAAAGATAAAACTGCTGTAGTCATAGGCGGAGGAATAGGACTTGCCCCTTTAAAGCAGCTTATCAAAAATATAAAGGAAAGCAACAGAATAGTTTTCATAGCAGGGGGAAGAGATATGGAAGCCTTGAAAATACTGGAAAATTTTGATAGTGAAAATATCGATTTGAAAATATGCAGTGATGACGGGAGTATAGGTAAGAAGGCTTTTGTAACGGAGCTTCTTGAAAGCTATCTGAAAAACGGGGCAGCTGATATAATTTATACATGCGGCCCTCATATAATGATGGAAAAAATAGCAGAAATTGCAGAAAAAAATAATGTACAATGCGAAGTTTCCATGGAAGAGAGAATGGCGTGCGGAGTAAAGGCGTGTGTGGGATGCTCGATAAAAACTACAGAGGGTATGAAAAAGGTATGCCATGACGGTCCTGTATTTAACAGTAAAATTATAATAAAAAGCCTTTCTCGTATGACAGAGGAAGAGTGCAGTGCGAAATGTATATAA